In a single window of the Prionailurus viverrinus isolate Anna chromosome D3, UM_Priviv_1.0, whole genome shotgun sequence genome:
- the LZTR1 gene encoding leucine-zipper-like transcriptional regulator 1 isoform X5 produces MLNDLLRFDVKDCSWCRAFTTGTPPAPRYHHSAVVYGSSMFVFGGYTGDIYSNSNLKNKNDLFEYKFATGQWTEWKIEGRLPVARSAHGATVYSDKLWIFAGYDGNARLNDMWTIGLQDRELTCWEEVAQSGEIPPSCCNFPVAVCRDKMFVFSGQSGAKITNNLFQFEFKDKTWTRIPTEHLLRGSPPPPQRRYGHTMVAFDRHLYVFGGAADNTLPNELHCYDVDFQTWEVVQPSSDSEVGGAEVPERASASEEAPALASEERGGFKKSRDVFGLDFGTTTAKPPAPPASELPSGRLFHAAAVISDAMYIFGGTVDNNIRSGEMYRFQFSCYPKCTLHEDYGRLWESRQFCDVEFVLGEKEECVQGHVAIVTARSRWLRRKIMQARERLAQKLEEEAAPASREDPGAAVGGARPPLLHVAIREAEARPFEVLMQFLYTDKIKYPRKGALGVGTGWTGAQTEAWRPPPLMSTGVVELPDDPDPHSSERSPGPCPPLRPAPHLLPLSMTLRFRELLDAGHVEDVLLIMDVYKLALSFQLCRLEQLCRQYIEASVDLQNVLVVCESATRLQLGQLKEHCLNFVVKESHFNQVIMMKEFERLSSPLIVEIVRRKQQPPPRAPSEQPVDIGTSLIQDMKAYLEGAGAEFCDITLLLDGHPRPAHKAILAARSSYFEAMFRSFMPEDGQVNISIGEMVPSRQAFESMLRYIYYGEVNMPPEDSLYLFAAPYYYGFYNNRLQAYCKQNLEMNVTVQNVLQILEAADKTQALDMKRHCLHIIVHQFTKVSKLPTLRSLSQQLLLDIIDSLASHISDKQCAELGADI; encoded by the exons ATGCTCAACGATCTCCTGCGGTTTGATGTGAAGGATTGCTCCTGGTGTAG GGCCTTCACCACAGGCACCCCACCAGCCCCCCGCTACCACCACTCAGCCGTTGTCTACGGGAGCAGCATGTTTGTATTTG gGGGCTACACTGGGGACATTTATTCCAATTCTAACTTGAAGAATAAAAACGACCTCTTTGAATATAAGTTTGCAACTGGCCAGTGGACAGAGTGGAAAATTGAAGGACG GTTGCCGGTCGCTAGGTCTGCCCATGGCGCCACGGTATACAGTGACAAGCTGTGGATCTTTGCTGGTTATGATGGCAATGCCAG GTTGAATGACATGTGGACCATTGGCCTCCAGGACCGGGAGCTCACATgctgggaggag GTAGCGCAGAGCGGTGAGATCCCGCCATCCTGCTGCAACTTCCCAGTGGCCGTGTGCCGGGACAAGATGTTTGTGTTCTCAGGGCAGAGCGGAGCCAAGATAACCAACAACCTCTTCCAGTTTGAATTCAAGGACAAGAC GTGGACACGCATCCCCACCGAGCACCTACTCCGTggctccccaccacccccgcAGCGGCGCTATGGGCACACCATGGTGGCCTTTGACCGCCACCTCTACGTGTTTGGGGGTGCAGCAGACAACACACTGCCCAATGAGCTGCACTGCTATGATGTGGACTTCCAGACCTGGGAGGTTGTCCAGCCCAGCTCAGACAGTGAG GTCGGTGGGGCTGAGGTGCCAGAGCGAGCATCTGCTTCTGAGGAGGCGCCTGCCCTGGCCTCTGAGGAGCGGGGTGGCTTCAAGAAGTCCCGAGATGTGTTTGGCCTGGACTTTGGCACCACCACAGCCAAGCCGCCTGCCCCGCCGGCCTCAGAG ctGCCAAGCGGAAGGCTCTTCCACGCAGCTGCTGTGATCTCGGACGCCATGTACATCTTCGGGGGCACCGTGGACAATAACATCCGCAGTGGGGAGATGTACAGGTTCCAG TTCTCTTGTTACCCCAAGTGCACACTGCATGAGGACTACGGGAGGCTGTGGGAGAGCCGCCAGTTCTGCGACGTGGAGTTTGTGTTGGGCGAG AAGGAGGAGTGTGTGCAGGGCCATGTGGCCATTGTCACCGCTCGGAGCCGCTGGCTCCGCAGGAAGATCATGCAGGCACGGGAACGGCTAGCCCAG aagctggaggaggaggcagcccCCGCTTCCAGGGAGGACCCTGGTGCAGCTGTGGGGGGGGCCCGGCCGCCCCTGCTGCACGTGGCCATCCGCGAGGCCGAGGCCCGGCCCTTTGAAGTGCTCATGCAGTTCCTGTACACGGACAAGATCAAGTACCCGCGGAAAGGTGCGCTGGGGGTGGGAACAGGGTGGACAGGCGCACAGACTGAGGCCTGGCGGCCACCACCACTCATGTCCACTGGTGTGGTTGAGTTGCCTGATGACCCAGACCCACACTCCTCTGAAAGAAGCCCTGGACCCTGTCCTCCCCTCCGCCCTGCCCCgcaccttctccctctctccatgactCTGAGGTTCAGGGAGCTCTTGGATGCAGGCCACGTGGAGGATGTGCTGCTCATCATGGATGTCTACAAGTTGGCACTGAGCTTCCAGTTGTGCCGCCTGGAGCAGCTGTGCCGACAGTACATCGAGGCCTCCGTGGACTTGCAGAACGTGCTGGTTGTGTGTGAGAGTGCCACCAGGCTGCAGCTGGGCCAGCTGAAG GAACATTGCCTGAACTTCGTGGTGAAGGAGTCCCACTTCAATCAGGTGATCATGATGAAGGAGTTTGAACGCCTCTCTTCCCCACTGATCGTGGAGATTGTGCGGCGGAAGCAGCAGCCACCTCCCCGTGCTCCCTCAGAGCAGCCCGTGGACATTG GCACATCTCTGATCCAGGACATGAAGGCATACCTGGAGGGGGCAGGTGCAGAGTTCTGTGACATCACTCTGCTGCTGGATGGGCACCCAAGACCGGCCCACAAGGCCATCCTGGCCGCTCGCTCcag CTACTTTGAGGCCATGTTCCGGTCCTTCATGCCCGAGGACGGGCAGGTGAACATCTCCATCGGGGAGATGGTGCCCAGCAGGCAGGCCTTTGAGTCCATGCTGCGCTACATCTACTACGGCGAGGTCAACATGCCGCCCGAGGACTCCCT CTACCTGTTTGCGGCTCCCTACTATTACGGTTTCTACAACAACCGGCTGCAGGCGTACTGCAAGCAGAACCTGGAGATGAACGTGACAGTACAGAATGTACTGCAG ATCCTGGAGGCAGCTGACAAGACGCAAGCACTGGACATGAAGCGGCACTGCCTGCACATCATTGTGCACCAGTTCACCAAG GTGTCCAAGCTGCCCACACTGCGCTCGCTGAGCCAACAGCTGCTTCTTGACATCATAGACTCCCTGGCCTCCCACATCTCTGACAAGCAGTGCGCAGAGCTTGGAGCTGACATATGA